A part of Palaemon carinicauda isolate YSFRI2023 chromosome 8, ASM3689809v2, whole genome shotgun sequence genomic DNA contains:
- the LOC137645712 gene encoding uncharacterized protein, translating into MRTLILLCVVGATFAQFEGGFVKILQDKRYQDGGSFGNFREQEDGIKYFEETDVNNIRRGYYEYPSSDGTVLRTEFEAGPGIGFRITNSNHQAPTPVAKPQPQFQPQPQPQFQPQPQPQPQFQAPAPTAAPIRAPLPVVRNPIPTFQTTTTEGPINIFDYPGNLEFSRSSSGHRFVFTAV; encoded by the exons ATGAGGACTTTG ATTTTGTTGTGTGTGGTGGGGGCAACCTTTGCCCAGTTCGAGGGAGGCTTCGTCAAGATCCTTCAGGATAAACGATACCAGGACGGTGGTTCCTTCGGTAACTTCCGCGAGCAGGAGGACGGCATCAAATACTTTGAAGAGACAGACGTTAATAATATCCGACGGGGATACTATGAATATCCTTCATCTGACGGAACTGTCCTCCGCACCGAATTCGAAG CTGGTCCAGGCATCGGATTCCGCATCACCAACTCCAACCACCAAGCCCCTACCCCTGTCGCTAAGCCCCAGCCCCAGTTCCAGCCCCAGCCCCAGCCCCAGTTCCAGCCCCAGCCCCAGCCCCAGCCCCAGTTCCAGGCACCAGCCCCAACTGCAGCACCTATCCGAGCACCTCTCCCAGTCGTCCGTAATCCCATTCCTACATTCCAAACAACGACCACCGAAGGACCAATTAACATCTTCGACTACCCAGGTAACCTCGAGTTTTCGAGGTCTTCCAGTGGACACAGATTCGTGTTCACCGCTGTTTAA